In Lentibacillus amyloliquefaciens, one DNA window encodes the following:
- a CDS encoding carbohydrate ABC transporter permease, which translates to MNKVMSNKWIIALYVLPALLLIGVLIFIPLILSGYYGLMEWNGIGEMEFIGLENYIAAIQDLKFWDSALHSALLAIFSTLSLVVYLAISMILASKIKGADLLRKIYLIPMLLSSVAIAQLWIKVFNPANGMLNRILMAIGFENPPAWLANPDIVLYAIFIPILWQYAGFYILIYYAALKNVPETIIEAARIDGASPLQIAYRIKLPLIKGVVKVTVVLAIVGSLKYFDLIYVMTGGGPNGASEVMASYMYKLAFSTNDFGYGSAIGFLLLIITLIVTVIVRKLTADKDEIQY; encoded by the coding sequence ATGAATAAAGTCATGTCCAACAAATGGATTATAGCACTATACGTTCTTCCGGCCTTGCTGCTGATTGGTGTCTTAATATTCATTCCGCTGATCCTGTCAGGTTATTATGGCCTGATGGAATGGAATGGCATCGGGGAAATGGAGTTCATCGGGCTGGAAAATTATATCGCAGCCATACAGGACCTTAAATTTTGGGACAGTGCCTTGCATTCCGCTTTATTGGCAATCTTTTCGACGTTAAGTCTGGTTGTTTATCTGGCTATATCGATGATTCTGGCTTCCAAAATCAAGGGGGCGGATCTATTAAGAAAAATCTATCTCATTCCGATGCTGTTGTCATCGGTTGCGATCGCTCAGCTGTGGATTAAGGTATTTAATCCTGCCAATGGGATGCTCAATCGGATTTTAATGGCCATTGGCTTTGAAAATCCGCCTGCATGGCTGGCTAATCCCGATATCGTATTATATGCGATTTTTATTCCAATCCTGTGGCAATATGCCGGTTTTTATATATTAATCTATTATGCTGCCTTGAAAAATGTCCCGGAAACAATCATTGAAGCAGCACGAATCGACGGGGCATCTCCTTTGCAGATTGCGTATAGAATTAAGCTTCCGTTAATTAAGGGTGTCGTTAAAGTCACCGTCGTACTGGCAATTGTCGGTTCATTGAAATACTTTGATCTGATTTATGTCATGACTGGCGGCGGGCCGAATGGTGCCAGTGAAGTTATGGCTTCGTATATGTATAAACTGGCTTTCAGCACGAATGACTTCGGTTACGGAAGTGCCATCGGTTTTCTGCTGTTGATTATTACACTGATTGTCACGGTGATTGTACGGAAATTAACAGCTGACAAAGACGAGATTCAATACTAA
- a CDS encoding extracellular solute-binding protein, with protein MAGCNGDSEDSSANTEDEKTIDFMHLWPEGSSAEHNRIVNDIVKEYESENEGVNIELEILSNEQYKDKIKVLSTSDELPDVGMTWAAGYMEPYVEGDKYASLDDVVESEELKGQFVSGTTDAFSVDGTAYGLPLELNIATVFYNQAIFEEHGLEAPETNEEFQNVVQTLKENGVTPIALGNKDRWTGSLWYMYYADRIGGSDLLTSAINREESFENPALIQAAEEVQNLVDMNAFNDGHNGLSDQEVKSMFMNGQTAMYLIATWDLPNYTTNEEVPQEFRDSVGYFDFPTVDGKGEKSSYVGGPGVGLFVAENSEVKEEAKDFTKFFVQKWGEKSVTEAGVIPATKVDAESLDLPQMYVDVLDDLNNASNLTLFADVQMSPDTAEVHLNQIQALFGGEVTPEEFAKAHEEALSQEE; from the coding sequence ATGGCAGGGTGCAACGGTGACTCGGAGGACAGCAGTGCAAACACCGAAGACGAAAAAACAATCGATTTCATGCACTTGTGGCCTGAGGGAAGTTCAGCGGAACATAATCGCATCGTAAATGACATTGTCAAGGAATATGAGAGTGAAAATGAAGGCGTTAACATTGAACTTGAAATTTTAAGCAATGAGCAATATAAAGATAAAATCAAAGTTCTATCGACTTCCGATGAACTTCCTGATGTCGGCATGACCTGGGCTGCCGGTTATATGGAGCCATATGTGGAAGGCGACAAATACGCATCTCTGGACGATGTTGTTGAAAGTGAAGAATTAAAGGGGCAGTTTGTTTCCGGAACGACCGATGCCTTTTCGGTGGATGGCACAGCGTACGGGCTGCCGCTTGAATTGAACATTGCAACAGTGTTTTATAATCAAGCCATTTTTGAAGAGCACGGACTTGAAGCGCCTGAAACCAATGAAGAATTCCAAAATGTTGTACAAACACTGAAAGAAAATGGCGTCACACCGATTGCTTTGGGTAATAAGGATCGTTGGACCGGTTCTTTATGGTATATGTATTATGCTGACCGAATCGGCGGGTCAGATCTCCTGACAAGCGCCATTAACCGGGAAGAATCATTTGAAAATCCGGCTTTAATCCAGGCAGCGGAAGAAGTTCAGAACTTGGTTGATATGAATGCCTTTAATGATGGGCACAACGGCCTTTCAGATCAAGAAGTCAAGAGCATGTTCATGAATGGGCAGACAGCGATGTATTTGATTGCCACCTGGGATCTGCCAAACTATACGACAAACGAAGAAGTGCCTCAGGAATTCAGGGACTCAGTCGGCTATTTCGACTTCCCTACTGTTGATGGAAAAGGTGAAAAGAGTAGTTATGTAGGTGGACCCGGTGTTGGGTTGTTTGTCGCTGAAAATTCGGAAGTAAAAGAAGAAGCGAAAGATTTCACGAAGTTTTTTGTCCAGAAATGGGGCGAAAAATCAGTGACGGAAGCGGGCGTTATCCCGGCTACAAAAGTAGATGCCGAATCCTTGGATCTGCCGCAAATGTATGTGGACGTGCTGGATGATTTGAATAATGCGAGTAATTTAACACTATTTGCTGATGTTCAAATGAGTCCTGACACAGCTGAAGTGCACTTGAACCAGATTCAGGCATTATTCGGCGGGGAAGTGACCCCGGAAGAGTTTGCAAAAGCACATGAAGAAGCACTATCACAGGAAGAGTAA
- a CDS encoding YesL family protein has product MNMFASTLYRIMEWIMRFAYLQLLWIGFTLSGLVILGIYPATAAMFAIIRDWLRGKKDIRIFDTYWKYVKADFLKANLLGIPITAIILVITFNIYFIQVDLTDSLSWTYIPIFTFMLLFLLCLFYLFPVFVHYDLNVGNIMKNTLLIMLISPIHTFLMIISLGAVVFVMIALPALAFIFGCSTYAFITMWLSLNAFNRVERKKHNT; this is encoded by the coding sequence ATGAATATGTTCGCCAGTACGCTTTACCGAATAATGGAATGGATTATGCGTTTTGCTTATCTCCAATTACTATGGATCGGTTTTACCCTTTCCGGTTTAGTGATTCTCGGAATCTATCCTGCAACCGCTGCTATGTTTGCAATTATCCGGGACTGGCTGCGCGGTAAAAAGGATATCCGCATTTTTGATACCTACTGGAAATATGTTAAAGCTGACTTTTTAAAAGCAAATCTTCTGGGAATCCCCATTACAGCTATCATTCTAGTGATCACTTTCAATATCTATTTTATTCAAGTCGATTTGACCGACAGTTTGTCATGGACTTACATCCCGATATTTACGTTTATGCTTTTGTTTCTGTTATGTCTGTTTTATTTATTTCCGGTATTCGTCCATTACGACCTGAACGTAGGCAACATTATGAAAAATACGCTGCTGATTATGCTCATAAGCCCTATTCACACGTTTCTGATGATCATCAGTCTCGGTGCCGTCGTTTTTGTTATGATAGCTCTTCCGGCATTAGCCTTTATATTCGGATGCAGTACATATGCATTTATCACGATGTGGCTGAGCCTCAATGCTTTTAACCGCGTGGAGCGGAAAAAGCACAACACGTGA
- a CDS encoding carbohydrate ABC transporter permease, which translates to MNRIGYVFLYICLGIVAVFQIFPIIWLFLFSLKSNQEIFAGSPFALPKEWLWENYAKVWEGGIGLYFFNSVWITALAIIFTALLASMATFAITRMQWKLDKFVLGLFMVGLMIPIHSAIIPLFNMFLSVNLIDNPWSIVLTYTAYNLPITMMILLGFYYTLPREIEEAAIIDGCSVHRMFFRIILPMTAPVLSTIVIINMIYNWNEFVFVNTFISSDEYKTLTVGIQNFIGQYMTDWGAIGATLIISLLPILAAFIFFSNKVVEGISSSAVKG; encoded by the coding sequence ATGAATCGAATTGGATATGTTTTTCTGTACATATGCTTAGGGATTGTAGCAGTATTTCAAATTTTCCCGATCATTTGGCTTTTTCTCTTTTCCTTAAAAAGCAACCAGGAGATATTTGCGGGGTCGCCATTTGCCTTGCCAAAGGAATGGCTTTGGGAAAATTACGCGAAAGTATGGGAAGGCGGCATTGGTCTTTATTTCTTCAACAGTGTCTGGATTACGGCGCTGGCGATCATCTTTACCGCACTATTGGCAAGCATGGCAACGTTTGCGATTACACGGATGCAGTGGAAGCTGGATAAATTCGTGCTCGGGCTGTTCATGGTCGGGCTGATGATTCCGATTCATTCCGCCATTATCCCGTTGTTCAATATGTTTTTGAGTGTCAATCTGATTGATAATCCATGGTCGATTGTCCTTACGTATACGGCCTACAATTTGCCGATTACGATGATGATTTTGCTTGGATTCTATTATACATTGCCGCGTGAAATAGAAGAAGCCGCGATCATTGATGGCTGTTCGGTTCATCGCATGTTTTTCCGGATTATTCTTCCGATGACGGCACCAGTGTTGTCGACGATTGTCATTATTAACATGATTTATAACTGGAATGAGTTTGTCTTTGTGAATACGTTCATCTCCTCAGATGAATACAAAACATTGACTGTCGGGATTCAAAATTTCATCGGCCAGTATATGACGGACTGGGGAGCGATCGGGGCAACATTGATCATCAGTCTGCTGCCCATTTTGGCTGCTTTTATTTTCTTCAGCAATAAAGTTGTGGAAGGAATCTCATCGAGTGCCGTTAAAGGCTGA
- a CDS encoding ROK family transcriptional regulator, which translates to MLQNKTWNQHTIKNGNKSIVLETIMDHSPISRANIADETGLNKGTVSSQVSELLDEDLIYEKGPGESSGGRKPVILLFNEVAGYSIGIDIGVNYIFGILTDLKGNVCKETSLTYKDPTFEEIEHKLYDTIDFLTSHAPPSTYGVVGIGIGVPGATDKNGKVLLAPNLGWQNVDLKSIMEEKYDCPVVIENEANAGAYAEKKFRTGTDDSDIIYVSVGVGIGVGLILNGELYRGNSGFSGEMGHMTIEANGTTCRCGNNGCWELYASEQALINNAAQFGIKNADVDNILEKMIRLAEKGDKEAISLFNTIGNYLGVGMINIINSFNPQQVIIGNRMTAAKEWIEQPLLEKVNHHALWFQQKHLQIDFSDLSAHSTALGVAHFSIENFFKIYK; encoded by the coding sequence ATGCTGCAAAACAAAACATGGAACCAACACACCATTAAAAATGGCAACAAATCAATTGTATTGGAAACAATCATGGATCACTCCCCTATCTCCCGGGCAAATATTGCTGATGAAACGGGCTTAAACAAAGGAACCGTTTCTTCTCAGGTCAGCGAATTGCTGGATGAAGATCTGATTTATGAAAAAGGTCCCGGCGAATCCAGCGGTGGGAGAAAGCCGGTCATACTGCTGTTTAACGAGGTTGCGGGCTATTCAATCGGCATCGATATCGGCGTCAACTATATATTCGGGATTCTGACCGATCTTAAAGGAAACGTATGTAAGGAAACATCACTGACCTATAAGGATCCGACGTTTGAAGAAATTGAACATAAATTATATGACACAATCGATTTCCTGACATCCCATGCCCCGCCAAGCACTTACGGAGTTGTCGGCATCGGAATCGGTGTGCCCGGTGCAACGGATAAGAACGGCAAGGTTTTACTCGCACCAAACCTCGGTTGGCAGAATGTTGATCTAAAATCCATTATGGAAGAAAAGTATGACTGCCCTGTCGTCATTGAAAACGAAGCAAACGCAGGTGCTTATGCGGAGAAAAAATTCAGAACAGGAACTGACGATTCGGATATCATTTATGTCAGTGTAGGCGTCGGTATTGGTGTCGGATTAATTCTTAACGGTGAACTTTATCGTGGAAACAGCGGTTTTTCCGGTGAAATGGGCCATATGACCATCGAAGCTAACGGAACAACATGCAGATGCGGCAATAACGGCTGTTGGGAACTTTACGCTTCAGAACAAGCATTAATCAACAACGCCGCTCAATTCGGCATTAAAAATGCTGATGTGGATAACATTTTGGAAAAAATGATACGTCTGGCAGAAAAGGGTGATAAAGAAGCGATTAGCCTTTTTAATACAATCGGTAATTATTTGGGAGTTGGCATGATTAACATTATCAATTCATTCAACCCGCAACAGGTCATCATCGGAAACCGCATGACAGCTGCTAAAGAATGGATCGAACAGCCATTGCTTGAAAAAGTGAATCACCATGCTCTCTGGTTTCAGCAAAAACATTTACAAATAGACTTCTCAGATCTATCAGCACATTCAACTGCTTTGGGTGTCGCTCACTTTTCGATTGAAAATTTCTTTAAAATTTATAAGTAG
- the xylA gene encoding xylose isomerase has translation MTYFNNISNINYEGSNSTNPYAFKFYNPEEKVGGKTMEEQLKFSVAYWHTFTEDLSDPFGAGTALRPWDKYDGMDRAKARVDAAFELFEKLNVPYFAFHDVDIAPEGSNLRESNQNIDTIVAMIKDYMKDSKTKLLWNTVNNFTHPRFVHGAGSSNNADVFAYAAAKVKKGLEVGKELGAENYVFWGGREGYETLLNTDMKRELDHLGRFFHMAVDYAREIGFDAQFLIEPKPKEPTTHQYDFDVASGYAFLQRYGLQDDFKFNIEANHATLAGHTFEHELRYARVNNILGSVDANQGHPLLGWDTDEFPTDLYGTTLAMYEILKNGGLGSGGLNFDAKVRRGSFTPEDLVHAHIAGMDSFAVGLKVAQRLIDDKVLDRFIEERYSSFDTGIGKAVEDGTADFHKLEEHALGLENIQNQSGRLEQIKATINQYLLKEYAGA, from the coding sequence ATGACCTATTTCAACAATATCAGCAATATCAACTATGAAGGATCCAATTCTACAAATCCTTATGCGTTTAAATTTTATAATCCGGAAGAAAAAGTCGGGGGAAAAACGATGGAAGAACAGCTGAAGTTTTCCGTCGCGTATTGGCATACCTTCACTGAAGATTTGTCCGATCCATTTGGGGCCGGAACAGCTCTGCGCCCTTGGGATAAATACGATGGCATGGACCGGGCAAAGGCACGGGTTGATGCGGCATTTGAACTGTTTGAAAAATTGAATGTCCCGTATTTCGCTTTTCATGATGTCGACATCGCCCCGGAAGGAAGCAATCTGCGCGAATCCAATCAAAATATCGATACGATAGTTGCAATGATCAAGGATTATATGAAAGACAGCAAAACCAAGCTCTTGTGGAATACGGTGAATAACTTTACCCATCCGCGATTCGTGCATGGCGCGGGCTCATCCAATAATGCGGATGTCTTCGCTTATGCCGCGGCAAAAGTGAAAAAAGGCCTGGAAGTCGGAAAGGAGCTGGGCGCTGAAAACTATGTGTTCTGGGGCGGCCGCGAAGGCTATGAAACACTTTTGAACACGGATATGAAACGGGAACTGGACCATTTGGGGCGGTTTTTCCATATGGCTGTTGATTACGCAAGAGAAATCGGCTTTGATGCACAGTTCCTGATTGAGCCGAAACCAAAAGAGCCGACAACCCATCAATACGATTTTGATGTTGCCAGCGGTTATGCCTTCTTGCAGCGTTACGGACTGCAGGATGATTTTAAATTCAATATTGAAGCGAACCATGCGACACTCGCGGGCCATACGTTTGAGCATGAATTGCGTTATGCGCGGGTCAACAATATTTTGGGATCGGTTGATGCGAATCAGGGCCACCCGCTGCTTGGCTGGGATACCGATGAATTTCCGACTGATCTGTACGGAACGACGCTCGCCATGTACGAAATTCTCAAAAATGGCGGTCTCGGAAGCGGCGGCTTGAATTTTGACGCGAAAGTCCGCCGGGGGTCGTTCACACCGGAAGATCTGGTTCACGCCCATATCGCCGGAATGGACAGTTTTGCCGTCGGGTTGAAAGTGGCGCAAAGGTTAATTGATGATAAAGTCCTCGATCGTTTCATAGAAGAACGCTACAGCAGTTTTGACACAGGTATCGGCAAGGCGGTTGAAGACGGCACGGCAGATTTTCATAAACTGGAAGAACATGCATTGGGACTTGAAAATATTCAAAATCAGTCCGGACGGCTTGAACAAATTAAAGCGACGATTAATCAGTACTTATTGAAAGAATATGCAGGAGCGTAA